In Dasypus novemcinctus isolate mDasNov1 chromosome 10, mDasNov1.1.hap2, whole genome shotgun sequence, one DNA window encodes the following:
- the LOC101416970 gene encoding olfactory receptor 4B1-like produces MASTNNVTELIFTGLFQDPEVQKACFVVFLLVYLATVVGNGLIILTVSISKCLHSPMYFFLSFLSLVEISYSSTIVPKFITDLLATIKSMSLEGCVAQIFFFHFLGVTETLLLVVMAYDRYVAICKPLHYMTIMSHQLCQVLVAGSWLGGFIHSIIQILITIQLPFCGPNVIDYYFCDVQPLFKLACTDTFVAGVIVLANSGLFSVFSFLILVSSYIIILVYLRNHSAEGRRKALSTCASHVTVVILFFGPAIFLYMRPSCTFTEDKLVAVFYTVFTPMLNPIIYTLRNAEVKNAMKGLWGRKENSGL; encoded by the coding sequence ATGGCCAGTACAAATAATGTGACTGAATTGATTTTTACTGGCCTTTTTCAGGATCCAGAGGTGCAGAAAGCATGCTTTGTGGTGTTTCTTCTTGTTTACCTGGCCACAGTGGTGGGCAATGGCCTTATCATCCTGACAGTCAGCATCAGCAAGTGTCTGCAttcccccatgtacttcttccttagCTTTCTGTCCCTGGTGGAGATTAGTTACTCCTCTACTATTGTCCCTAAATTTATCACAGACTTACTTGCCACAATCAAGTCCATGTCCCTGGAGGGTTGTGTGGCTCAGATCTTCTTCTTCCACTTTCTTGGGGTCACAGAGACCCTTTTGCTGGTGGTGATGGCCTATGATCGCTATGTGGCCATTTGCAAGCCTCTTCATTATATGACCATTATGAGCCATCAACTGTGTCAAGTACTAGTTGCTGGTTCCTGGTTGGGGGGCTTTATACACTCCATAATTCAGATTCTCATCACCATCCAGTTGCCCTTCTGTGGCCCCAATGTGATTGACTACTACTTCTGTGACGTCCAGCCATTATTCAAGCTTGCCTGCACTGACACCTTTGTGGCAGGGGTTATTGTGTTGGCCAATAGTGGCTTattctctgtcttctctttcctcatcttGGTGTCCTCTTATATCATCATCCTGGTCTACTTGAGGAATCATTCTGCAGAGGGGAGGCGCAAGGCCCTCTCCACCTGTGCCTCCCATGTCACGGTGGTCATTTTGTTCTTTGGACCTGCCATCTTCCTCTACATGCGACCGTCCTGTACCTTCACTGAAGATAAACTGGTGGCTGTGTTCTACACTGTGTTCACCCCCATGCTGAACCCCATCATCTACACACTCAGGAATGCAGAGGTGAAAAATGCCATGAAGGGTCtatggggaaggaaagagaactcAGGGTTATAG